CAGATACAAAAGTGGGTTGACCCGAGCCACGGCCTGCCACATGGAATCAAGATTGTTGATTGAGAAAAAAACTCCGCCCAAATACAGAAGTGGAGTGAGAACAAAACTACTGATAGCGCTCAATTGATCTACGCTTTTCGCCCAAAAGGCCACAGAAATACCGATATTAGCAAAGATCAAACCTCCCATTGTCAAAAAATAGGTGAGCCAAATAGGATGAACCAAAGGCAGCCACTCTCCTTTGCTGCTCAAAAAAAATAACTGTCCCACTGCAAAGGTAATAGCTCCCACCATAAACCCGCGGACCAATCCGCCAAGTCCCATAGCCCAGATAATCTGTTGATAACTCAAGGGAGAAACCCGAAAGTCCTCTAACTCTCCTCCGAATTTAGCAATCACAATAGAACTTGAGGTATTCTGAAAAGCATTGTTCAGACAGCTCATCATGACCAAGCCTGGAATCAAGAAAGCCAGATAACTCACCCCTCCCGAAACGGATAGTCTCCCTCCTAAACTCACTCCAAAAATGAGCAAATAAAGAGCCGAATTAATCATTGGATTAATCACCGTCTGCACAAGGACTTTGAGAAAGCGCCGAATTTCACGATAAAGGAGCACAAAGAATGGAGTCCACAATAACTCCTGAGAAGATTTTATCATTGTCGACCTCCAACTATGCTCCGGAAGGCATCTTCAAGAGAACCCTCCTCTATTTTGATATCCTCAACTAAATTCAAATCAAGACCTGATTCACGCAAAAGCTGTCCAATTCCCATTGGAGCCGGTACCTTGAATTCAATGCGATTTCCTTCTTGCTTCACCAGATAGTGACTTTGAACCTTAAATACCGACTTAGCATCGCCTTGCTCTTTAATATCGATTGTTACTTGACGGTGAGTTAAATCAGCGATGAGTGTTTTTGTCTCTCCCAATTTTTGCAATACGCCATGATGAATCACCCCGATGCGATCGCAAAGCTGC
Above is a genomic segment from Bdellovibrionales bacterium containing:
- a CDS encoding ABC transporter permease, translated to MIKSSQELLWTPFFVLLYREIRRFLKVLVQTVINPMINSALYLLIFGVSLGGRLSVSGGVSYLAFLIPGLVMMSCLNNAFQNTSSSIVIAKFGGELEDFRVSPLSYQQIIWAMGLGGLVRGFMVGAITFAVGQLFFLSSKGEWLPLVHPIWLTYFLTMGGLIFANIGISVAFWAKSVDQLSAISSFVLTPLLYLGGVFFSINNLDSMWQAVARVNPLLYLINGVRHGILGVSDVPVAEAAVVAFGFFAITYVIAVISLHRGSFIRW